One part of the Vitis riparia cultivar Riparia Gloire de Montpellier isolate 1030 chromosome 8, EGFV_Vit.rip_1.0, whole genome shotgun sequence genome encodes these proteins:
- the LOC117919564 gene encoding iron-sulfur cluster co-chaperone protein HscB homolog isoform X2: MWKRNLWTPLSPILRRRFPSFSPNSTLNIPSSTIFSSPCSSTAQYSRVFWSSSYDFLGSVKFSRKLCSSQSAEQVHVRCWNCKAAAQTTPFLACDSCRSVQPVDPSVDYFQIFGLEKKYELEDNNLEGKYKDWQKKLHPDLVHSKSEEEKEYAAEQSARVIDAYQTLSKPLARAIYVLKLEGVDVDEEQTISDISFLAEWYGGPGGGWSCCLVAELVYTIMEIREAVEEAVNSETLLQIQSQVQEKLKHWSQSFSNAFQSRKFEEAVISVQRMTYYIRVNDEIMKKL; the protein is encoded by the exons ATGTGGAAGAGGAATCTATGGACTCCCCTCTCCCCCATTCTCCGCAGACGCTTCCCTTCATTCTCACCCAATTCCACTCTAAACATCCCTTCTTCCACCATTTTCTCTTCTCCATGTTCCTCAACTGCCCAATACTCTAGGGTTTTCTGGTCTTCCAGTTATGATTTTCTCGGGAGTGTCAAGTTTTCTCGGAAACTTTGCTCCTCGCAATCGGCTGAGCAAGTCCATGTCAGGTGTTGGAACTGTAAAGCTGCTGCCCAAACGACGCCATTTCTGGCTTGCGACTCTTGTCGCAGTGTTCAACCTGTTGATCCCTCTGTGGATTACTTCCAGATATTTGGACT GGAAAAGAAGTATGAACTTGAGGATAATAATCTTGAAGGGAAGTACAAAGATTGGCAGAAGAAATTGCACCCTGATCTAGTTCATTCGAAATCTGAG GAAGAAAAAGAGTATGCTGCTGAACAGTCTGCCCGGGTAATTGATGCATATCAAACTCTCAGTAAGCCATTGGCAAGGGCAATATACGTT TTAAAGCTTGAAGGCGTGGATGTTGATGAAGAGCAAACAATTTCAGATATCAGCTTTCTGGCTGAG TGGTATGGTGGACCTGGAGGTGGCTGGAGCTGTTGTCTTGTGGCAGAACTGGTGTATACA ATTATGGAAATCAGGGAAGCTGTTGAAGAGGCTGTGAACTCTGAGACTTTACTTCAGATCCAGTCTCAG GTACAGGAGAAGCTGAAACACTGGTCTCAATCCTTCTCAAATGCATTTCAAAGTCGGAAATTTGAAGAAGCTGTGATTTCTGTTCAGAGAATGACATATTACATACGTGTAAATGATGAAATCATGAAGAAACTCTGA
- the LOC117919564 gene encoding iron-sulfur cluster co-chaperone protein HscB homolog isoform X1, with protein sequence MWKRNLWTPLSPILRRRFPSFSPNSTLNIPSSTIFSSPCSSTAQYSRVFWSSSYDFLGSVKFSRKLCSSQSAEQVHVRCWNCKAAAQTTPFLACDSCRSVQPVDPSVDYFQIFGLEKKYELEDNNLEGKYKDWQKKLHPDLVHSKSEEEKEYAAEQSARVIDAYQTLSKPLARAIYVLKLEGVDVDEEQTISDISFLAEWLQWYGGPGGGWSCCLVAELVYTIMEIREAVEEAVNSETLLQIQSQVQEKLKHWSQSFSNAFQSRKFEEAVISVQRMTYYIRVNDEIMKKL encoded by the exons ATGTGGAAGAGGAATCTATGGACTCCCCTCTCCCCCATTCTCCGCAGACGCTTCCCTTCATTCTCACCCAATTCCACTCTAAACATCCCTTCTTCCACCATTTTCTCTTCTCCATGTTCCTCAACTGCCCAATACTCTAGGGTTTTCTGGTCTTCCAGTTATGATTTTCTCGGGAGTGTCAAGTTTTCTCGGAAACTTTGCTCCTCGCAATCGGCTGAGCAAGTCCATGTCAGGTGTTGGAACTGTAAAGCTGCTGCCCAAACGACGCCATTTCTGGCTTGCGACTCTTGTCGCAGTGTTCAACCTGTTGATCCCTCTGTGGATTACTTCCAGATATTTGGACT GGAAAAGAAGTATGAACTTGAGGATAATAATCTTGAAGGGAAGTACAAAGATTGGCAGAAGAAATTGCACCCTGATCTAGTTCATTCGAAATCTGAG GAAGAAAAAGAGTATGCTGCTGAACAGTCTGCCCGGGTAATTGATGCATATCAAACTCTCAGTAAGCCATTGGCAAGGGCAATATACGTT TTAAAGCTTGAAGGCGTGGATGTTGATGAAGAGCAAACAATTTCAGATATCAGCTTTCTGGCTGAG TGGTTGCAGTGGTATGGTGGACCTGGAGGTGGCTGGAGCTGTTGTCTTGTGGCAGAACTGGTGTATACA ATTATGGAAATCAGGGAAGCTGTTGAAGAGGCTGTGAACTCTGAGACTTTACTTCAGATCCAGTCTCAG GTACAGGAGAAGCTGAAACACTGGTCTCAATCCTTCTCAAATGCATTTCAAAGTCGGAAATTTGAAGAAGCTGTGATTTCTGTTCAGAGAATGACATATTACATACGTGTAAATGATGAAATCATGAAGAAACTCTGA
- the LOC117919564 gene encoding iron-sulfur cluster co-chaperone protein HscB homolog isoform X3 — protein MWKRNLWTPLSPILRRRFPSFSPNSTLNIPSSTIFSSPCSSTAQYSRVFWSSSYDFLGSVKFSRKLCSSQSAEQVHVRCWNCKAAAQTTPFLACDSCRSVQPVDPSVDYFQIFGLEKKYELEDNNLEGKYKDWQKKLHPDLVHSKSEEEKEYAAEQSARVIDAYQTLSKPLARAIYVLKLEGVDVDEEQTISDISFLAEIMEIREAVEEAVNSETLLQIQSQVQEKLKHWSQSFSNAFQSRKFEEAVISVQRMTYYIRVNDEIMKKL, from the exons ATGTGGAAGAGGAATCTATGGACTCCCCTCTCCCCCATTCTCCGCAGACGCTTCCCTTCATTCTCACCCAATTCCACTCTAAACATCCCTTCTTCCACCATTTTCTCTTCTCCATGTTCCTCAACTGCCCAATACTCTAGGGTTTTCTGGTCTTCCAGTTATGATTTTCTCGGGAGTGTCAAGTTTTCTCGGAAACTTTGCTCCTCGCAATCGGCTGAGCAAGTCCATGTCAGGTGTTGGAACTGTAAAGCTGCTGCCCAAACGACGCCATTTCTGGCTTGCGACTCTTGTCGCAGTGTTCAACCTGTTGATCCCTCTGTGGATTACTTCCAGATATTTGGACT GGAAAAGAAGTATGAACTTGAGGATAATAATCTTGAAGGGAAGTACAAAGATTGGCAGAAGAAATTGCACCCTGATCTAGTTCATTCGAAATCTGAG GAAGAAAAAGAGTATGCTGCTGAACAGTCTGCCCGGGTAATTGATGCATATCAAACTCTCAGTAAGCCATTGGCAAGGGCAATATACGTT TTAAAGCTTGAAGGCGTGGATGTTGATGAAGAGCAAACAATTTCAGATATCAGCTTTCTGGCTGAG ATTATGGAAATCAGGGAAGCTGTTGAAGAGGCTGTGAACTCTGAGACTTTACTTCAGATCCAGTCTCAG GTACAGGAGAAGCTGAAACACTGGTCTCAATCCTTCTCAAATGCATTTCAAAGTCGGAAATTTGAAGAAGCTGTGATTTCTGTTCAGAGAATGACATATTACATACGTGTAAATGATGAAATCATGAAGAAACTCTGA